The Coffea arabica cultivar ET-39 chromosome 9e, Coffea Arabica ET-39 HiFi, whole genome shotgun sequence genome has a window encoding:
- the LOC113710588 gene encoding S-adenosylmethionine carrier 1, chloroplastic/mitochondrial-like isoform X1 — MSVNADTDSPDILKHQTGNFKHQMKGAATTFRNEHDPFDFIRFLYEGAVAGATAGVVVESVLYPIDTIKTRLQAVHGGGKIILRGLYSGLAGNLVGVLPASAIFVGVYEPTKQMLLKSFPESLSALAHLTAGAVGGVASSIVRVPTEVVKQRMQTGQFSSAPNAVHCIVAKEGFRGLYAGFGSFLLRDLPFDAVQFCIYEQLRIGYKLAARRDLNDPETAMIGAFAGAITGAITTPLDVIKTRLMVQGSEKQYEGILHCVGTIVREEGTSTLFKGIGPRVLWIGIGGSIFFGVLERTKKLLSNSGPIHPSPDSLKQD, encoded by the exons ATGTCCGTCAATGCAGATACAGATTCACCAG ATATATTGAAACATCAGACTGGCAATTTTAAACATCAGATGAAGGGTGCAGCTACTACATTCCGTAATGAACATGATCCATTTGATTTTATAAGATTTTTATATG AGGGTGCTGTAGCTGGAGCCACAGCTGGTGTTGTCGTTGAATCTGTTCTGTACCCAATTGACACCATCAAAACAAGACTTCAAGCAG TTCATGGTGGAGGAAAGATCATATTAAGGGGTCTTTACTCCGGATTGGCTGGAAATCTTGTTGGGGTCTTACC GGCATCAGCAATATTTGTTGGTGTATATGAACCCACAAAGCAAATGCTTTTGAAGAGCTTCCCTGAAAGTCTCAGCGCCTTGGCTCATTTG ACAGCAGGTGCTGTGGGTGGGGTGGCATCTTCTATTGTTCGTGTTCCAACTGAG GTTGTTAAGCAAAGGATGCAGACTGGACAATTTTCATCTGCCCCCAATGCTGTGCACTGTATTGTAGCAAAGGAGGGCTTTAGAGGCCTCTATGCT GGATTTGGATCCTTTCTGTTGCGAGACTTGCCTTTTGATGCTGTACAGTTCTGTATCTATGAGCAGCTTAGAATAGGTTATAAATTAGCG GCTAGAAGGGATCTGAATGATCCTGAAACTGCAATGATTGGTGCTTTTGCTG GTGCAATAACTGGAGCTATAACAACTCCATTGGATGTCATAAAGACTAGGTTGATGGTTCAG GGATCTGAAAAGCAGTATGAAGGCATCCTCCACTGTGTTGGTACTATTGTCAGAGAAGAAGGCACCTCCACTCTTTTTAAG GGCATAGGGCCGCGGGTGCTGTGGATAGGGATAGGCGGTTCAATATTCTTTGGTGTTCTTGAGAGGACGAAAAAGCTGCTCTCTAACAGTGGCCCAATTCACCCCAGTCCAGATTCTTTGAAGCAGGACTAA
- the LOC113710588 gene encoding S-adenosylmethionine carrier 1, chloroplastic/mitochondrial-like isoform X2, producing MSVNADTDSPDILKHQTGNFKHQMKGAATTFQGAVAGATAGVVVESVLYPIDTIKTRLQAVHGGGKIILRGLYSGLAGNLVGVLPASAIFVGVYEPTKQMLLKSFPESLSALAHLTAGAVGGVASSIVRVPTEVVKQRMQTGQFSSAPNAVHCIVAKEGFRGLYAGFGSFLLRDLPFDAVQFCIYEQLRIGYKLAARRDLNDPETAMIGAFAGAITGAITTPLDVIKTRLMVQGSEKQYEGILHCVGTIVREEGTSTLFKGIGPRVLWIGIGGSIFFGVLERTKKLLSNSGPIHPSPDSLKQD from the exons ATGTCCGTCAATGCAGATACAGATTCACCAG ATATATTGAAACATCAGACTGGCAATTTTAAACATCAGATGAAGGGTGCAGCTACTACATTCC AGGGTGCTGTAGCTGGAGCCACAGCTGGTGTTGTCGTTGAATCTGTTCTGTACCCAATTGACACCATCAAAACAAGACTTCAAGCAG TTCATGGTGGAGGAAAGATCATATTAAGGGGTCTTTACTCCGGATTGGCTGGAAATCTTGTTGGGGTCTTACC GGCATCAGCAATATTTGTTGGTGTATATGAACCCACAAAGCAAATGCTTTTGAAGAGCTTCCCTGAAAGTCTCAGCGCCTTGGCTCATTTG ACAGCAGGTGCTGTGGGTGGGGTGGCATCTTCTATTGTTCGTGTTCCAACTGAG GTTGTTAAGCAAAGGATGCAGACTGGACAATTTTCATCTGCCCCCAATGCTGTGCACTGTATTGTAGCAAAGGAGGGCTTTAGAGGCCTCTATGCT GGATTTGGATCCTTTCTGTTGCGAGACTTGCCTTTTGATGCTGTACAGTTCTGTATCTATGAGCAGCTTAGAATAGGTTATAAATTAGCG GCTAGAAGGGATCTGAATGATCCTGAAACTGCAATGATTGGTGCTTTTGCTG GTGCAATAACTGGAGCTATAACAACTCCATTGGATGTCATAAAGACTAGGTTGATGGTTCAG GGATCTGAAAAGCAGTATGAAGGCATCCTCCACTGTGTTGGTACTATTGTCAGAGAAGAAGGCACCTCCACTCTTTTTAAG GGCATAGGGCCGCGGGTGCTGTGGATAGGGATAGGCGGTTCAATATTCTTTGGTGTTCTTGAGAGGACGAAAAAGCTGCTCTCTAACAGTGGCCCAATTCACCCCAGTCCAGATTCTTTGAAGCAGGACTAA
- the LOC113710588 gene encoding S-adenosylmethionine carrier 1, chloroplastic/mitochondrial-like isoform X3: MSVNADTDSPDILKHQTGNFKHQMKGAATTFRNEHDPFDFIRFLYEGAVAGATAGVVVESVLYPIDTIKTRLQAVHGGGKIILRGLYSGLAGNLVGVLPASAIFVGVYEPTKQMLLKSFPESLSALAHLTAGAVGGVASSIVRVPTEGFGSFLLRDLPFDAVQFCIYEQLRIGYKLAARRDLNDPETAMIGAFAGAITGAITTPLDVIKTRLMVQGSEKQYEGILHCVGTIVREEGTSTLFKGIGPRVLWIGIGGSIFFGVLERTKKLLSNSGPIHPSPDSLKQD, from the exons ATGTCCGTCAATGCAGATACAGATTCACCAG ATATATTGAAACATCAGACTGGCAATTTTAAACATCAGATGAAGGGTGCAGCTACTACATTCCGTAATGAACATGATCCATTTGATTTTATAAGATTTTTATATG AGGGTGCTGTAGCTGGAGCCACAGCTGGTGTTGTCGTTGAATCTGTTCTGTACCCAATTGACACCATCAAAACAAGACTTCAAGCAG TTCATGGTGGAGGAAAGATCATATTAAGGGGTCTTTACTCCGGATTGGCTGGAAATCTTGTTGGGGTCTTACC GGCATCAGCAATATTTGTTGGTGTATATGAACCCACAAAGCAAATGCTTTTGAAGAGCTTCCCTGAAAGTCTCAGCGCCTTGGCTCATTTG ACAGCAGGTGCTGTGGGTGGGGTGGCATCTTCTATTGTTCGTGTTCCAACTGAG GGATTTGGATCCTTTCTGTTGCGAGACTTGCCTTTTGATGCTGTACAGTTCTGTATCTATGAGCAGCTTAGAATAGGTTATAAATTAGCG GCTAGAAGGGATCTGAATGATCCTGAAACTGCAATGATTGGTGCTTTTGCTG GTGCAATAACTGGAGCTATAACAACTCCATTGGATGTCATAAAGACTAGGTTGATGGTTCAG GGATCTGAAAAGCAGTATGAAGGCATCCTCCACTGTGTTGGTACTATTGTCAGAGAAGAAGGCACCTCCACTCTTTTTAAG GGCATAGGGCCGCGGGTGCTGTGGATAGGGATAGGCGGTTCAATATTCTTTGGTGTTCTTGAGAGGACGAAAAAGCTGCTCTCTAACAGTGGCCCAATTCACCCCAGTCCAGATTCTTTGAAGCAGGACTAA